A genomic stretch from Mycosarcoma maydis chromosome 3, whole genome shotgun sequence includes:
- a CDS encoding putative alpha-ketoglutarate dehydrogenase KGD2: MLSRSIAQSGARAARSLALRSGSVRMVTPAVARRTLLTLSAQRSLALGAQNTLLSAQRGFSSSSSRKEIVKVPQMAESITEGTLKQWNKKVGDFVKADEEVATIETDKIDVSVNAPQSGTIVEVFASEEDTVEVGKDLFKLEPGEAPAEGASSGDKQPEKKEEKKDEDNKKDESKEQKQPEKKSDDKKPAPSADPQSRPSAASSSPPASKTTSSSASSSSSSPASASSSASKGGLGSREENRVKMSRMRLRIAERLKQSQNTAASLTTFNEIDMSNLMAFRARHKDRILKEKGVKLGFMSAFAKASALALKDVPAANASIEGAGLGDTIVYRDFVDLSVAVSTDKGLVTPVVRNLESMSLIEIEQAIAELGKKARDNKLTLEDMSGGTFTISNGGVFGSLFGTPILNLPGSAILGMHAVKDKAWVVNGKVEIRPIMVVALTYDHRLLDGREAVTFLVKLKQYIEDMPSMLL, from the exons ATGCTCTCACGATCCATCGCTCAATCTGGCGCTCGCGCTGCTAGGAGTCTTGCGCTCCGAAGCGGCTCGGTCCGCATGGTCACACCTGCTGTCGCTCGACGAACACTGCTCACTTTGTCTGCTCAGAGGTCGCTCGCATTGGGTGCTCAGAACACCCTTCTTTCTGCTCAGAG GGGCttctcgtcttcctcgagcCGCAAGGAGATCGTCAAGGTTCCCCAGATGGCTGAGTCCATCACCGAGGGTACCTTGAAGCAGTGGAACAAGAAGGTTGGCGACTTTGTCAAGGCCGATGAGGAGGTTGCTACTATCGAGACCGACAAG ATCGATGTCTCTGTCAACGCTCCTCAATCCGGTACCATTGTCGAGGTGTTCGCCAGCGAAGAGGACACGGTTGAGGTCGGCAAGGACCtgttcaagctcgagccgGGCGAGGCTCCCGCCGAGGGCGCTAGTTCTGGCGACAAGCAGCCCGAaaagaaggaggagaagaaggatgAGGAcaacaagaaggacgagtccaaggagcagaagcagcccgagaagaagagcgacgacaagaagccTGCTCCGTCGGCTGATCCGCAATCGCGACCTTCGGcggccagctcgtcgcctCCTGCATCCAAGACGACATCTTCGTcagcttcgtcttcgtcatcttcgccggcttcggcttcttcttcggcaTCAAAAGGCGGTCTTGGGAGCCGAGAGGAGAATCGCGTCAAGATGTCGCGAATGCGTCTGCGTATCGCTGAGCGCTTGAAGCAGTCGCAGAACACAGCGGCTTCGCTCACCACGTTTAACGAGATTGACATGTCGAACCTCATGGCCTTCCGTGCACGACACAAGGACCGCATCCTCAAGGAGAAGGgtgtcaagctcggcttcaTGTCGGCCTTCGCCAAGGCTTCAGCGTTGGCGCTCAAAGACGTTCCGGCTGCCAACGCCAGCATTGAGGGAGCCGGTCTGGGTGACACGATTGTCTACCGCGACTTTGTGGACCTCTCGGTTGCTGTTTCGACGGACAAGGGACTTGTGACGCCTGTTGTAAGGAACCTGGAGAGCATGTCGctcatcgagatcgagcaggcgatcgctgagctcggcaagaAGGCGCGTGACAACAAGCTGACACTCGAAGACATGAGCGGCGGCACGTTCACCATCAGCAACGGCGGTGTGTTTGGCTCGCTGTTTGGTACGCCGATCCTCAATCTACCCGGttcggccatcttgggcATGCACGCCGTCAAGGACAAGGCATGGGTTGTCAACGGCAAGGTTGAGATCCGACCGATCATGGTGGTAGCTTTGACTTACGACCACCGACTGCTTGACGGTCGTGAAGCGGTAACCTTCctggtcaagctcaagcagtACATTGAGGACATGCCCAGCATGCTTCTCTAA